The following are encoded together in the Pseudomonas sp. IB20 genome:
- a CDS encoding succinylglutamate desuccinylase/aspartoacylase family protein, translating into MERIDHRLPWGHLGCERQLSVFRFGKGERKAYIQASLHADELPGMRAAWELKKRLSELEQQGALNGVIELVPVANPMGLGQLLQGSHQGRFEVGSGKNFNRDFVELSEPVAALLQGKLGDDPHANVRMIRQAMSDALSALPEPSSQLQGMQRVLLSHACSADIVLDLHCDAEAALHMYALPQHWPQWRSLSAHLNVKVGLLAEDSGGSSFDEACSLPWLRLSRAFPEAQIPLACLATTLELGGQADTGRDEAIFHAEGILAFLAEQGLIKGEWPAPQHEPCEGLPFEGTELLFAPHAGVISYLRKAGDWVEAGEPIFEVIDPLEDRVSIIRAGTSGVLFAVERLRYAQAGFWLAKVAGREALRHGRLLND; encoded by the coding sequence ATGGAACGTATCGATCACCGGTTGCCCTGGGGCCACCTGGGCTGCGAGCGCCAACTGAGCGTGTTTCGTTTCGGCAAGGGCGAGCGCAAGGCCTACATCCAGGCCAGCCTGCACGCCGACGAGTTGCCCGGCATGCGCGCGGCCTGGGAGCTGAAAAAACGCCTGAGTGAACTGGAACAGCAAGGCGCCCTCAACGGGGTGATCGAGCTGGTGCCGGTGGCCAACCCAATGGGCTTGGGCCAGCTGTTGCAAGGCAGCCACCAGGGGCGTTTCGAGGTCGGCAGCGGCAAGAATTTCAACCGTGATTTCGTTGAGTTAAGCGAGCCGGTTGCCGCGCTGCTCCAAGGCAAGCTGGGCGATGATCCGCATGCGAATGTGCGCATGATCCGCCAGGCGATGAGCGATGCGCTCAGTGCATTGCCCGAGCCGAGCAGCCAGTTGCAAGGCATGCAGCGCGTTCTGCTGAGCCACGCCTGCAGCGCCGATATCGTTCTGGACCTGCATTGCGACGCCGAAGCCGCGCTGCATATGTACGCGCTGCCCCAGCATTGGCCGCAGTGGCGCTCGCTGTCGGCGCATTTGAATGTGAAAGTCGGCCTGCTGGCCGAAGACTCCGGCGGCAGCTCGTTTGATGAGGCGTGCTCGCTGCCGTGGTTGCGTCTGTCTCGGGCGTTCCCCGAGGCGCAGATTCCGCTGGCGTGCCTGGCGACGACCCTGGAACTGGGTGGCCAGGCCGACACCGGCCGCGATGAGGCGATCTTCCACGCTGAAGGCATCTTGGCGTTCCTGGCCGAGCAAGGCTTGATCAAAGGTGAATGGCCCGCGCCGCAGCACGAACCTTGCGAAGGCTTGCCCTTTGAAGGCACCGAATTGTTGTTCGCCCCCCATGCCGGCGTAATCAGTTACCTGCGTAAAGCCGGTGACTGGGTGGAGGCCGGCGAGCCGATTTTTGAAGTAATTGACCCTCTGGAAGACCGCGTGAGCATCATCCGCGCGGGCACCTCGGGGGTGTTGTTTGCCGTTGAACGGCTACGTTATGCCCAAGCGGGTTTCTGGCTGGCCAAGGTGGCGGGGCGCGAAGCGCTGCGTCACGGGCGCTTGCTCAACGACTGA
- a CDS encoding ABC transporter permease — protein sequence MLKGYGAVILDGAWLTLQLALSSMALAIVLGLIGVALRLSPVRWLAWLGDLYSTVIRGIPDLVLILLIFYGGQDLLNRVAPLLGYDDYIDLNPLAAGIGTLGFIFGAYLSETFRGAFMAIPKGQAEAGLAYGMSSFQVFFRVMVPHMIRLAIPGFTNNWLVLTKATALISVVGLQDMMFKAKQAADATREPFTFFLAVAAMYLVITSVSLLALRYLEKRYSVGVRAADL from the coding sequence ATGTTGAAAGGCTACGGGGCCGTCATCCTCGATGGCGCATGGTTGACGCTTCAGCTCGCCTTGTCGTCCATGGCCTTGGCGATCGTTCTGGGTCTGATCGGGGTCGCGTTACGCCTGTCGCCGGTGCGTTGGTTGGCCTGGCTGGGTGACTTGTACTCCACGGTGATCCGCGGGATCCCTGACTTGGTGCTGATCCTGCTGATTTTCTACGGCGGTCAGGACTTGCTGAACCGCGTCGCGCCGCTGCTTGGCTATGACGACTATATTGACTTGAACCCCTTGGCCGCCGGTATCGGCACCCTGGGTTTCATCTTTGGCGCCTACCTCTCGGAAACCTTCCGTGGCGCCTTCATGGCCATTCCCAAGGGCCAGGCCGAGGCCGGCCTTGCGTATGGCATGAGCAGTTTTCAGGTGTTCTTCCGGGTGATGGTGCCGCACATGATTCGGCTGGCGATCCCTGGGTTTACCAACAACTGGCTGGTACTCACCAAGGCCACCGCGCTGATTTCAGTGGTGGGCCTGCAAGACATGATGTTCAAGGCCAAGCAGGCGGCAGATGCCACCCGCGAGCCTTTTACCTTCTTCCTCGCAGTGGCGGCGATGTACCTGGTGATCACCAGCGTGTCGTTGCTGGCCCTGCGCTATCTTGAGAAGCGCTACTCGGTAGGCGTAAGGGCGGCTGATCTATGA
- a CDS encoding ABC transporter permease, producing MIFDYNVIWDAMPLYLGGLATTLKLLAISLFFGLLAALPLGLMRVSKQPIVNGSAWLYTYVIRGTPMLVQLFLIYYGLAQFEAVRESFLWPLLSSATFCACLAFAINTSAYTAEIIAGSLKATPNGEIEAAKAMGMSRYKLYRRILLPSALRRALPQYSNEVIMMLQTTSLASIVTLIDITGAARTVNAQFYLPFEAYITAGVFYLCLTFILVRLFKLAERRWLSYLAPRKH from the coding sequence ATGATCTTCGACTACAACGTCATCTGGGACGCCATGCCGCTGTACCTCGGCGGCTTGGCAACCACCCTGAAATTGCTCGCCATTTCGCTGTTCTTCGGCCTGCTCGCCGCCTTGCCTCTGGGCTTGATGCGTGTGTCCAAGCAGCCGATCGTCAACGGCTCGGCCTGGCTCTACACTTATGTGATTCGCGGCACGCCGATGCTGGTGCAGCTGTTTTTGATCTACTACGGCCTGGCCCAATTCGAAGCCGTGCGCGAAAGCTTCCTCTGGCCGCTGCTGTCCAGCGCCACGTTCTGCGCGTGCCTGGCCTTTGCGATCAACACCAGCGCCTACACCGCCGAGATCATTGCCGGTAGCCTCAAGGCCACCCCTAATGGCGAGATCGAAGCGGCCAAGGCCATGGGCATGTCGCGCTACAAGCTGTACCGCCGCATCCTGCTGCCGTCGGCCCTGCGCCGCGCGCTGCCGCAGTACAGCAACGAAGTGATCATGATGTTGCAGACCACCAGTCTGGCGTCCATCGTCACCTTGATCGACATAACCGGTGCCGCGCGCACGGTGAACGCCCAGTTCTACCTGCCGTTCGAAGCCTATATCACGGCCGGCGTGTTCTACCTGTGCCTGACCTTTATCCTGGTACGCCTGTTCAAGTTGGCCGAGCGCCGCTGGCTGAGCTACCTGGCGCCACGGAAGCACTGA
- a CDS encoding ABC transporter ATP-binding protein, with translation MYKLEVQDLHKRYGSHEVLKGVSLAAAAGDVISIIGSSGSGKSTFLRCINLLEQPHAGKILLNNEELKLVANKDGAMKAADPKQLQRMRSRLSMVFQHFNLWSHMTALENVMEAPVHVLGMSKKDAREKAEHYLAKVGVGHRKDAFPGHMSGGEQQRVAIARALAMEPEVMLFDEPTSALDPELVGEVLKVMQDLAQEGRTMVVVTHEMGFAREVSNQLVFLHKGIVEERGNPREVLVNPQSERLQQFLSGSLK, from the coding sequence ATGTACAAACTTGAAGTCCAAGACCTGCATAAACGCTATGGCAGTCATGAAGTGCTCAAAGGTGTGTCCTTGGCCGCCGCGGCCGGTGATGTGATCAGCATCATCGGTTCCAGTGGTTCGGGCAAAAGTACCTTTTTGCGCTGCATCAACCTGCTCGAGCAACCCCACGCCGGCAAGATTTTGCTCAACAACGAAGAGCTGAAACTGGTGGCCAACAAGGACGGCGCCATGAAGGCCGCCGACCCCAAGCAACTGCAACGCATGCGTTCGCGCCTGTCGATGGTGTTCCAGCATTTCAACCTGTGGTCGCACATGACTGCGTTGGAAAACGTGATGGAAGCGCCGGTGCACGTGTTGGGCATGTCGAAGAAAGACGCGCGAGAGAAGGCCGAGCACTACTTGGCCAAAGTCGGCGTGGGCCATCGTAAGGATGCGTTCCCCGGCCACATGTCCGGCGGCGAGCAGCAGCGCGTGGCGATTGCCCGTGCGCTTGCGATGGAGCCTGAGGTAATGCTGTTCGACGAACCGACCTCGGCGCTCGACCCGGAGCTGGTTGGCGAAGTGCTCAAGGTCATGCAGGACCTGGCCCAGGAAGGCCGCACCATGGTGGTGGTGACCCACGAAATGGGCTTTGCTCGTGAAGTGTCCAACCAACTGGTGTTCTTGCACAAAGGCATCGTCGAAGAACGTGGCAACCCGCGCGAAGTGCTGGTGAACCCGCAATCGGAGCGGTTGCAGCAGTTTCTGTCCGGCAGCCTGAAATAA
- a CDS encoding ABC transporter substrate-binding protein translates to MKKLVLLGALALSVLSMQAFADEKPLKIGIEAAYPPFASKAPDGSIVGFDYDIGNALCAEMKVKCVWVEQEFDGLIPALKVRKIDAILSSMSITDDRKKSVDFTSRYYLSPARLVMKEGTTVSDSLDELKGKKIGVQRGSIHDRFAKEVLAPKGATVVPYSSQNEIYLDVEAGRLDGTVADATLLQDGFLKTDAGKGYAFVGPQFTDVKYFGEGIGIAVRKGDKADLDKINAAIAAIRANGEYKKIQDKYFDFDIYGADLK, encoded by the coding sequence ATGAAGAAACTTGTGCTGTTGGGCGCCCTGGCGCTGTCCGTGTTGTCCATGCAGGCCTTCGCTGATGAAAAGCCCCTGAAGATTGGTATCGAAGCGGCTTACCCTCCGTTTGCCTCGAAGGCGCCGGATGGCAGCATCGTCGGTTTTGACTACGACATCGGCAACGCCTTGTGCGCAGAGATGAAGGTCAAGTGCGTCTGGGTTGAGCAAGAGTTCGACGGCCTGATCCCTGCGCTTAAAGTGCGCAAGATCGATGCGATCCTGTCGTCCATGTCCATCACTGACGACCGCAAGAAGTCCGTGGACTTCACTTCCCGCTACTACCTGTCCCCAGCGCGCCTGGTGATGAAGGAAGGCACCACCGTCAGCGACAGCCTGGATGAACTCAAAGGCAAGAAGATCGGTGTGCAGCGCGGTTCGATCCACGATCGTTTCGCCAAGGAAGTTCTGGCCCCTAAAGGCGCCACCGTGGTTCCTTACAGCTCGCAGAACGAAATTTACCTGGATGTGGAAGCCGGTCGCCTCGACGGCACCGTGGCTGACGCTACCTTGCTGCAAGACGGTTTCCTGAAGACCGACGCAGGCAAAGGCTACGCGTTTGTGGGCCCACAGTTCACCGACGTCAAATACTTCGGTGAAGGCATCGGTATCGCGGTACGTAAAGGCGACAAGGCCGACCTGGACAAGATCAACGCTGCTATTGCTGCGATCCGTGCCAACGGCGAATACAAGAAAATCCAGGACAAATACTTCGACTTCGATATTTACGGCGCTGACCTTAAGTAA